The Rattus norvegicus strain BN/NHsdMcwi chromosome 2, GRCr8, whole genome shotgun sequence nucleotide sequence aagaaaagaatttctgaTGTTCCCTGTCAGTTAAAGTAATGCTTTTTTGGGTACaaagggaggcattttcttaagaaCTACACATTCAATGGTGTTAACACAGGTTAGGAAGAAATTCAATAAAATGACCTCAAAGAAGCAAGTACATTCGAAAATCAGAAACTGCTCTTTAAACAAAATACAACCAGTTGGTTGACACAGATCACACAACACTctgaaataaccaataaaagtgCCAAAGATGCTCGTAGGGGTTAGAGAAAGACATCAAGCAACAGCTCTTGTTTTACACAAGTaaccctcagatttcacctcattttttttctttacccatATCTCCTAAGATCCTGGTCAATATAATTACAAATAGAGTAGACTTCGTTATTTCCATTACAAACACATGTCCAATGTGGTTGTAATGGAAATAAGGAACACATGAGGAATAAGGAACAATACATTTTCATCTTAAAGACAGCCTACCAAATCCCGGACAACTTGATCCACCTTCCATGGAAACTTTGGCCTCAGCAAACAGTCTTCCCAGTCAACAGCCTGCTAGTTAGAGACAATCAAGGAATACACCCCTCTACAACCTCCTTCTGATGAACAAAGATCAGGCAGTTAAGATATAAAGTAAAAGAATATGAAGAAGGGGTGGGGCGGGGAGACAGGATGAGAAGAAATGGAGGGTGGGGACGTGCACACCACCCAACCAAGCTAAAGGGCACATATTCACTTTGTCATTACAGTGAGAGAGCACATCTCAAAACTCACGGGACACTTTCTCTTGGGACCTTAGTCTTTGAGGAGGGGCCAGATGAGCCCTCTGGGAGCTTGACAATGCTAGACCTTTGGCTCAGTGCAAAATCAAAGCTCCGGGGTAttggggaaaggggtgggggcaggaaacCCTCTGCAGGCCAGACCTGATCTCCACCCTTCCCAGGGCATTGTTCATAATCATAACCTACCTACAACATGGTATCACCAAGCCGCacattctcccttccctccctctctcaggcTCCCGGCTGCTTCTTCCTTGCAGCAGTGGAGAAAGAGAGATGTTTTTGAAATGCTAGGGTAGTGAGTGATGAAGCCAGAATCAACAGTATCAACAGCTTCCGGTTTTAAGAAGAAGAATTGACGTTTCCAGAAGACATAATGGTCTCTGGATTGTCCCCATCATCcttctgggggtgggaggagttGTCTGATTTGCTGCGGCTAAATTCCATGCCCGGGATGATGGGCCTCTTGAATTTGCCAGCGGAGTCTCCGTTGGGGCATTTGCAACAAGATATGATCCTGATGAAGGCCCGGCGCATCTCCTTATTGGTCAGAGTGTAGATGATGGGGTTGGTACCTGAGTTCAGCACAGCCAGAACCAGGAAGTACTCTGCTTTGTACAGGATGTCACAGGTCTTCGCCTTGCACCCCACATCTAAAAGTAGTAGGATGAAGAGAGGGGCCCAGCAGGCAATGAAGACACTCAGGACAATGATCACTGTCTTCAGCAAGGCCAGAGACTTCTCGGAACTGCGGCTGGCCTTGGAGATGTTCTTGCGGAAGGTCAGGCGGCGGCTTCGAGTCCTCACCAAGGAGTAGATCCTGCAGTAGAGGATGACGATGGAAAGCAGGAGCAGGGTGAAGACGGTGGTGCAGAAGAGAATATAGTGCTTGTGGTAGAGCGGGAGCACGGTGGAGCAGCTGGACAGCGAGCTGATGCAGTTCCAGCCCATGATGGGCAGCCCACCCAGGATGAGGGAGATGACCCAGCAGGCACTGATCAGCAGAAAGGAGCGCGAGCTGTTGCTGCCGTTGTGTAGTTTCATCTTCAGCATGGTGATGTAGCGCTCAATGGCGATAGCAAGGAGGCTGAAGACTGAGGCAGACAGAGCCACAAACATACTTCCTTCCCGCAGAAACCACTGGGCAGGTGTGAGCTTGTAGGTGGTGGCCCCAGACAACAGCAGGTTAGCTGTGTAAGCCACTCCTGCTAACAGGTCCGAGAGGGCTAGGTTGCCTATGAAATAGTACATGGGCCGGTGGAACTTCTTGGTTTTCCAAATAGTTAGCAAGACAAATATATTCTCTAGGATGATCAAGCAGCAGATGAGAATGAACACCACTGAAGTCAGTTTAATGCCATGGTCCTTCTCCACTCCGATGTTCAGCTTGCCTGTGTAGTTGTAATGCCGGACTATGATATCATAGTTGCCATAGTCGGAGACTTGGCTGCGGAGAGCCTTAACCACTGGGATGCTGGTGGAGGACACCATAGCCGCAACTGTGTCCCCAGGAGCCCGGGGTGGTACTTCTCCAGACAAACGCTAGAGGGCGAGGTTGAGCGAGCCTTCAGTTACAGCAAGGCCAGGTCAGCAAGCAATCCGATGCTTTTTTATGTAGTTTTTCCTTGGCTGGAGAGGCCTCCGAGAAACAGCAGCCTTAAACAAGTTACAAAGAAAAGAGTCAGGGAAAATGCCCAGCACACTAGCATAATTCACTCTAGTCAAGGCATCGCTCCAATtctgttgttgatttgttttaaGGAAACTTGGCCAGAGCATAgggaggatttttgtttttactcaAACTATCATTTctagtaacaaaacaaaaataagcaaacaaaagagaaatgaagtTAGAAAGAGAggtagaaaacaaagacaaaaatgtaCCCAGACTCTGAGTAGACAAAACCTTCCCTTGGGTCACTAAATCCACCAAGAGGAGAATGGGAAACAGCTCCCCATTCCAGTTTTCGATCCCACGCCATTCCAACTAGCACTGCCACCTTCAGTGTCCAGCCCTGAGATTCCTTCAAGAGATCACCATGTATGCTGTTTGCTCACCACCAGCTAAGGGCCTCTTCTCACAAAAGTCACCAACTTCCAGTTCTGGTACAGTGCAGACATGCATACCccgagacacacacacgcacacaacacacacacacacacacacacacacacacacacacacacacacacacacaccactcaaagAGATCAGCCCACCTTCTCATTGCCTTGCAAGAAAGTAGCTTTGTAGGAGGGCCATTTGACAAGTAAGTCATTTTCTGGGCTCTATTAATAACTCCCTGTGAGCAGGTGTGCTGAGGGTCTGGTCAGAGGTGTGGGCCGCCAGGCCTCGAAGTAAACAGGAAAGAGCTTGGCGCCTCCGTGAAGCAACTGCctattcttctttttaattttttctttactcCTCCACCCCACCCAATCTCCCCACGAGTCAATTTACTACGTTTAAAGATATTCATTGAGAAGCTCTCCTAAGAGATTGCAGCAAATCTTCGAAGTTTCTACATGAACTGATTGCTTCAGAGTTTTAACTTTAGCcaacacttgcatgcacacaaaaGTCATCCTGCTAGCGATAACGAAACATGCCACTTTGTTCTAACTTCA carries:
- the S1pr1 gene encoding sphingosine 1-phosphate receptor 1 isoform X1, translated to MVSSTSIPVVKALRSQVSDYGNYDIIVRHYNYTGKLNIGVEKDHGIKLTSVVFILICCLIILENIFVLLTIWKTKKFHRPMYYFIGNLALSDLLAGVAYTANLLLSGATTYKLTPAQWFLREGSMFVALSASVFSLLAIAIERYITMLKMKLHNGSNSSRSFLLISACWVISLILGGLPIMGWNCISSLSSCSTVLPLYHKHYILFCTTVFTLLLLSIVILYCRIYSLVRTRSRRLTFRKNISKASRSSEKSLALLKTVIIVLSVFIACWAPLFILLLLDVGCKAKTCDILYKAEYFLVLAVLNSGTNPIIYTLTNKEMRRAFIRIISCCKCPNGDSAGKFKRPIIPGMEFSRSKSDNSSHPQKDDGDNPETIMSSGNVNSSS